In a genomic window of Mycoplasma iguanae:
- a CDS encoding LicD family protein → MLEKQKNILILFEKLKKILDDNNLWYSADFGTLLGAIRHKGFIPWDDDMDLIISFETFQFLKENYKDNILVSDLENSPFWFAKWNIPGSDLFIDLFILVKTNHLKSKKLYSLKWKLIFAKLWVNGIFTKNKFSKNTLQFLANIFLFFIRKQSISELIHQIEDSNGENYIVLDFPLKKNWKTGLLPLEIIETKEIAFENTSIKVYKNAHEVLLKRFGPNYMTPIDNKIRHTSLFKVKRENRKEKWIQWNLK, encoded by the coding sequence TTTAATTCTTTTTGAAAAATTAAAGAAAATTTTAGATGACAATAATTTATGATATTCTGCAGATTTTGGAACTCTTTTAGGTGCAATTAGACATAAAGGATTTATTCCATGAGATGATGATATGGATTTAATTATTTCTTTTGAAACATTTCAATTTTTAAAAGAAAATTATAAAGATAATATTTTAGTAAGTGATTTGGAAAATTCACCTTTTTGATTTGCAAAATGAAATATTCCAGGAAGTGATTTATTTATTGATTTATTTATTTTAGTTAAAACCAATCATTTAAAATCTAAAAAATTATATTCATTGAAATGAAAGTTAATTTTTGCAAAATTATGAGTTAATGGTATCTTTACCAAAAATAAATTTAGTAAAAATACTTTACAATTTTTAGCTAATATTTTTTTGTTTTTCATTAGAAAACAATCTATAAGTGAATTAATTCATCAAATTGAAGATAGCAATGGTGAGAACTATATTGTTCTTGATTTTCCTTTAAAGAAAAACTGAAAAACAGGGTTATTACCACTCGAAATAATAGAAACCAAAGAAATAGCGTTTGAAAATACTTCAATTAAAGTTTATAAAAATGCTCACGAAGTGCTTTTAAAAAGGTTTGGTCCAAATTATATGACACCAATTGATAATAAAATTAGACACACTAGTTTATTTAAGGTCAAGAGAGAAAATAGAAAAGAGAAATGAATACAATGAAATTTAAAATAG
- a CDS encoding aminotransferase class V-fold PLP-dependent enzyme gives MKFKIENAIIFAAGKGSRMSPLTEHCPKPLIKVHKEPMIERNIKFLLKNNIKKIYVVVGYLAHQFKYLEKKYNVKLIFNKHWNTANNIGSLLVSKKYWNNTLYIEGDIFLKKDIFSKLINKIYQHSNKSVMFGALSKTKKSEWVFKINAKNKVTSHTLVKNSQNKFIWTGIFYVNHILANQIRTKIDNYFYEKNGKNQQNFAETFLFGQAEKFILEQISENDFYELDNYNDLLKIDPSYRNHSETLLFTAGPTNIIPETSEILSKGIVHHRSQLMTKYIESTVEKMKIIFEAPNSYPYLVTTSGTGVMESLVVNLVNQNDKILLINTGDFGERFKEMFETFNFENIIELKYNLGKTYKLSQVKKTLSEHKDIKAIFVTYHETSTGVLNNLKQLGELTKNTDILLVVDSVSAIIAEELKFEEWNVDAATGSTSKAFGLPPGLSVVCLSEKAVKRMYQVNNPRYYFDLRKYHEFYQNYKQTPFTPAVSLILALEASADVLLNISIEKIRKDTLKRYTFLKNELLKLGFEEAVEGDFSKNLLVMKVPAHIDAKHMRDFININHNIYFEIGRLKRTHTHTRIGIPSVCNDKDIKNLANKIKQYLKNYK, from the coding sequence ATGAAATTTAAAATAGAAAATGCTATTATTTTTGCTGCAGGAAAGGGTTCTAGAATGAGCCCGCTTACAGAACATTGTCCAAAACCTTTAATTAAAGTTCATAAAGAACCAATGATTGAAAGAAATATTAAATTTCTTTTGAAAAACAATATAAAAAAGATTTATGTAGTTGTTGGTTATTTAGCACATCAATTTAAATATTTGGAAAAAAAATATAATGTTAAACTAATTTTCAATAAACATTGAAATACAGCTAATAATATTGGATCTTTGCTGGTTTCTAAAAAATATTGAAATAACACTCTTTACATTGAGGGTGATATTTTTTTAAAAAAAGATATTTTTTCAAAATTAATTAATAAAATTTATCAGCATAGTAATAAATCTGTAATGTTTGGTGCTTTATCTAAAACTAAGAAAAGTGAATGAGTTTTTAAAATTAATGCAAAAAATAAAGTCACATCTCATACTCTTGTAAAAAATTCACAAAATAAATTTATTTGAACAGGAATTTTTTATGTAAATCATATTTTAGCTAATCAAATCAGAACTAAAATTGACAATTATTTTTATGAAAAAAATGGAAAAAATCAGCAGAATTTTGCAGAAACTTTTTTGTTTGGTCAAGCAGAAAAGTTTATATTAGAACAAATTTCAGAAAATGATTTTTATGAACTAGATAACTATAATGATCTTTTAAAAATTGATCCTTCATATCGGAACCATTCAGAAACTTTATTATTTACAGCTGGTCCAACTAATATTATTCCCGAAACTTCTGAAATTCTTTCAAAAGGAATTGTGCATCATCGTTCTCAATTAATGACTAAGTACATTGAAAGTACAGTAGAAAAAATGAAAATTATTTTTGAAGCTCCTAATTCATACCCTTATTTAGTTACAACTTCTGGCACAGGAGTTATGGAATCATTAGTAGTTAATTTAGTAAATCAAAATGACAAAATTTTACTAATTAATACAGGGGATTTTGGTGAAAGATTCAAAGAAATGTTTGAAACGTTTAATTTTGAAAATATCATTGAACTTAAATATAATTTAGGAAAAACTTATAAGCTTTCACAAGTAAAAAAAACATTAAGTGAACATAAAGATATTAAGGCAATTTTTGTAACTTACCATGAAACATCAACTGGTGTTTTAAATAATTTGAAACAATTAGGTGAACTAACTAAAAATACAGATATTTTACTAGTTGTTGATTCTGTGTCTGCAATAATTGCAGAAGAATTAAAATTTGAAGAATGAAATGTGGATGCTGCAACAGGTTCTACTTCAAAAGCTTTTGGTTTACCTCCAGGATTATCTGTAGTTTGTTTATCAGAAAAAGCTGTTAAAAGAATGTATCAAGTTAATAATCCGCGATATTATTTTGATTTAAGAAAATATCATGAATTTTATCAAAATTACAAACAAACTCCTTTTACTCCTGCAGTTTCTTTAATTTTAGCTTTAGAAGCAAGTGCTGATGTACTGCTAAATATTTCTATTGAAAAAATTAGAAAAGACACTTTAAAAAGATATACATTTTTAAAAAATGAATTACTTAAACTGGGTTTTGAAGAAGCAGTTGAAGGAGATTTTTCTAAAAATTTATTAGTAATGAAAGTTCCTGCACACATTGATGCAAAACATATGCGAGATTTTATAAATATTAATCATAATATTTATTTTGAAATTGGTCGCTTAAAAAGAACACACACTCATACAAGAATTGGTATTCCTAGTGTTTGCAATGACAAAGATATTAAAAATCTTGCTAATAAAATTAAGCAATATTTAAAAAACTATAAATAA